The region GTCTCGGCCTGGATCTTGACCGCCTCGGCCCCGAGGCCGGCGACCGTCTGCGACGCGCGCGCGAACAGCAGGTCGCCCGCGAGGATCGCGACCGAGTTGCCCCACACCTGGTGGGCGCTCGGGGCACCGCGCCGCGTGGTCGCGGAGTCCATCACGTCGTCGTGGTACAGCGAGGCGAGGTGCGTGAGCTCGACGCCGACCGCCGCCTCGAGCACCTCCTCGGACGTCCCCGTGCCCAGCTGCGCCGTCAGGAGCGCGAGCGCGGGCCGCATCCGCTTGCCGCCGGCCTCCAGGAGATGGCGCGAGGGGGCGTCGGCGAGCACGCTCGTGCGCGAGACCGCGACCTCGAGCCGGCGCTCCACCTCGGCGAGCCCGTCGACCAGGGCGGACTCCAGGCCGACGTCGCTCAGCGGGAGGGGTCCTTGATTCACACGCGGGCTCACACCACGAATCTAGCCGCCTGCGCGAGCAGGTCGAGAACCGGCGTCGGCCAGACGCCGAGGCCCACGGTGCCGACGGCGCACACGACGAGCGCCCCGAGGGTCAGCGCGCCCGGTCGCTCGGCCCGCGCCGGGGCCGTGCCGCCGCCGCGCGTCTCCTCGACGGCGTCGCCCGGACGTGTGAAGAACATCAGCACGATCAGCCGCACGTAGAAGAACGCGGCCGCCGCCGAGGCCACCACGGCCACGACGACCAGGGGCCACGCCCCGCCGTCGGCCGCCGCGACGAACGCCGTGAACTTGCCGATGAACCCGCCCGTGAGCGGGATGCCGGCGAACGAGAGCAGGAACAGCGCCATCGCGCCCGCGAGCACGGGGTGGCGACGCCCCAGCCCCGCCCACTGCGCCAGCTGCGTGGCCTCGCCGCGCACCGAGCCGTCGGCGTCGTAGGTCCGCACGAGGCCCACGACGGCGAACGCCCCCACCGTCGCGAAGGCGTAGGCGAGCAGGTACAGCAGCAGGGCGGAGGGGCCGCCCTCGCCCAGCGCCACGACCGCGACGAGCGCGAACCCGCGTGCGCGACCGAGGAGTAGGCGAGCGTCCGCTTGACGTCGGTCTGCACGATCGCGAGCACGGTGCCCACGAGCATCGACGCGATCGCGACGGCCCACAGCACCGGCTGCAGGTCCCACGAGAACCCGGGGTGGCCACGTACAGCAGGCGGGCCAGCGCTGCGAAGGCCGCGGTCTTGGTCGCGGCGGCCATGAATCCGGTCACGGGCGTCGGCGCGCCCTGGTAGACGTCGGGCACCCAGGTGTGGAACGGGACGGCACCGACCTTGAACAGCAGGCCCGTCAGCACCAGGGCGAAGCCGACGACGGCCATCCCCTCCATGCCCACGCTCGCGGCCGCGGCCGTGCCGATCTCGGCGTAGGAGATCGAGGCGGAGAACCCGAACAGCAGCGCCACGCCGAACAGGAACAGCGCCGAGGAGAAGGCCCCGAGCAGGAAGTACTTGAGCGCGGCCTCCTGCGACAGCACGCGACGGCGGCGGGCGAGCGCCGTGAGCACGTACAGCGGGAGCGAGAGCACCTCGAGCGCCACGAAGAGCACCAGCAGGTCGTTCGCGACCGTGAAGACCAGCATCCCGGCGAGGCTGAACAGCGCGAGCGGGTAGACCTCGGTCTGCTCGAGACCGGCCTTGCGCGCCGCCTCCTCGTACGGCGATCCGGGAGCGGCGGCGCCCTGCGGGGCGAACGCGTCCTCCCCGCTGGGCAGACGCGACGCGAGCACGGCGAAGCCCACCAGCGCGATGACCAGCAGGATCATCTGCGCCGCGAGGCCGAACCCGTCCTCGGCGAGCTGACCGGCCACGCGCGTGGACTCGCCCCCGCCGACCACCTCGCCCCAGCGCCAGGCGACCGCGCCGAGCGCGGCCAGGGGCGCGAGCAGGGCGATGACGACCTGGATGCGGCGGCGCGAGGGGGCGGGTGCGAACGCGGCGACGAAGACGCCGACGACGCCGGCGGCGACCACGACGAGGACGGGCGCGAGCGCGCCCCAGTCGATGACGGGCGGGACGAACGTGGTCACTGGGCTCCTCCCAGGGCGAGCACCTGCGCGAGGGGGTCAGCAGGTCGATGACCGGTCCGGGCAGCACGCCCAGCACGACCATCGCCACCGCGACGGGGGCGATGCTCCAGCGCTCGCGGGCGTCGAGGTCGCGCAGCGACCCGTCGGCCGGGGACGCCGCCACACCCTCGGACGGCGCACCCGTGAACACGCGCTGGTAGACGAGCAGGAAGTACAGGGCCGCGAGCACGACGCCGAGGGTGGCAACCGCGGCGGCCGGGATCGAGGACGCGAAGCTCCCGACGATCACGAGGTACTCACCGACGAACCCGGACAGGCCCGGCAGCGCGACCGAGGCCATCCCCGAGAGCAGGAACAGGCCGGCGAGCACGGGCGTCACGCGCTGCCAGCCGCCGTAGGCGTCCAGCCGCTGCGACCCGCCGCGCCGCGCCAGGTAGCCGGCGAGCAGGAACAGCCCAGCGATCGAGAGGCCGTGCGCGAGCATGTAGAACATCGCGCCGGTCATCGCCACCTCGGAGCCGACGAAGATCCCCAGCACGATGAAGCCGAAGTGCGAGATCGACGTGAAGGCGATGAAGCGCATGACGTCCTGCTGGCCGAGCGCGACGAGCGCGCCGTACAGGAGCGAGACGAGCGCGAGCACCACGATCACGGGGGCGGCCCAGCGGGACGCCTCCGGGAACAGCGGGAGGCAGAGCGCGATCATCCCGAACGTGCCGACCTTGTCGAGCACCCCGACGAGCAGCGTCGAGGTCCCGGGGGTGGCCTGCGCCGTCGCGTCCGGCAGCCAGGTGTGCACCGGCCACATGGGCGCCTTCACCGCGAACGCGAAGAAGAACGCCACGAAGAGCCAGCGCTGGGTCGCGGTGTCGTCCACCGCGCCCGCGAGGGTGTCGATCAGGAAGCCCTGCTCCCCGCCGGGACCCTGGAGGTAGAGCACGACGACGCCGACCAGCATCACCAGTCCGCCGGCGAGCGAGTAGACGAGGAACTTGACCGCGGCCGAGCGTCGCTGCGCTCCCCCGAACATCCCGATGAGGAAGTAGACGGGGATGAGCATGACCTCGAAGGCCACGTAGAACAGGAACACGTCGCGCGCGGCGAACACCGCCACCATGAGCGAGGCGAGCACGAGAACGAGGGCGACGAAGGTGGCCCGACGGCGGTCGGCGGCTCCCGCGGCGGCGTCGTCGTCGGGCGCGTCGGCAGTGTCGGGCGCGTCGTCGGGCACCGCGTGCCAGTCGGCCGCGAGCACCACGGGCACGAGCGCCAGCGCGAGCAGCACCATCACCAGGCCGAGGCCGTTCAGGCCGACGGCCCAGCTCACGCCGATCTGCGGGATCCAGGGCGTCACCTGGGTCATCTGCTGCTCGGCGGCGCGCGAGACGTCGAACCCGAGCGCCATGACGACGGCGCCGGCGAGCGTCACGAGCGAGACGCTCAACCCGATCGGGCGCGCGCGGCGGTGCAGGCCGGGCACGAGCAGGAGGACGACGGCGGCCACGAGCGGCACGCCGATGAGGATGCTGATCCAGGGCACGTCGGAGGTCTGCAACGGTCTCTCCTCTACAGGCGCACGAGGTGCAGGACGGCGCCGGCGACGACCACGCCGGCGAGGATCGTGGCCGCGTAGCTGCGGACGTAGCCGTTCTGCAGCCGTCGCAGCACCCGGCCCGAGGCCACGGTGCCGGCCGCGGCGCCCGTGACCGCGCCGTCCACCACCGCGGTGTCCGCGTAGGTCAGCGTGCGCGTCAGGTGCTGGCCGGGGCGCATCACGAGCGCCTCGTTGACGTCGTCGGCGAACAGGTCACGGCGCGCGGCGCGCGTCAGGACGCTGCCGGCGGGGGCGGTGGTCGGGACGGCGTTCATCCCGTACTGGCGCCACGCGAGGGCGACGCCGACCGCGACGAGCACGAGCGTCGTCGCGATGATCACGGGAATCGGGAGCACGGGCTCCGGATGGTCGACGTGACCGGTGACCGGCTCCAGCCACCCCGTGATCCCGTCACCGAGGCTGAGGAGGAACCCGAGCGCCACGGCCCCGAGCGCGAGCACGACCACCGGAAGCGTCATCACCAGGGGCGACTCGTGCGGGTGGCGGTGCGGGCGCGGGTCGTCCGCACCGAGGCTCGCGGCGTCGTCGACCCAGCGGGCCTTCCCGTGGAACGTCATGAAGAACATGCGGGACATGTAGAACGCCGTCACCGCGGCCCCGACGAGGGCGGCGCCGCCGAAGACCCACGGCTGCCAGCCCTCCCCCACGAACGCGGTCTCGATGATCTTGTCCTTGCTGTAGAAGCCGGCGAACGGGGGCACGCCGATGATCGCGAGCCAGCACGCGGCGAACGTCACCCAAGTCACGACCATGACCTTGCGCAGGCCGCCGTAGGTACGCATGTCGGTGGCGTCACCGTTGGCGTGCATGACGGAGCCGGCGCCGAGGAACAGGCCGGCCTTGAAGAAGCCGTGCGTCACGAGGTGGAAGATCGCGTAGGCGTAGCCGATCGGACCGAGCCCGGCGGCCAGCACCATGTACCCGATCTGCGACATCGTCGAACCCGCGAGGGACTTCTTGATGTCGTCCTTCGCGCACGCGATCGCCGCACCCAGGAGGAGCGTGAAGGCGCCGATGCAGGCGGCGACGAGCTGCGCCGTCGGGGCGGCCGAGAAGACCGCGTCGGCGCGGACGATGAGGTAGACGCCCGCCGTGACCATGGTGGCGGCGTGGATGAGGGCCGAGACCGGCGTCGGACCGGCCATCGCGTCGCCCAGCCACGCCTGCAGCGGGAACTGCGCGGACTTGCCGCACGCCCCGAGGAGGAGGGCGAGACCGATCGCCGTCGCCATCGGGGTCGACAGGCTCCCGGCCGCGGCGTCCACGCCGGAGAAGGAGACCGTGCCGAGGTTCGCGAACAGCAGACCCATCGCCACGAGGAGACCCATGTCCCCGACGCGGTTCATCACGAACGCCTTCTTGGCCGCCACGGCGTACTCGGTCCGCTGGTTCCAGAACCCGATCAGGAGGTAGGACGCGAGGCCCACCCCCTCCCAGCCGACGAACAGCAGCGCGTAGGAGTCCGCGAGCACGAGCACGAGCATCGCGGCCACGAACAGGTTGAGGTAGGCGAAGAACCGCCGGCGCGCGACGTCGTGGCTCATGTACCCGATGGAGTACACGTGGATCAGCGTGCCCACGAACGTGATGAGCATGACGAACGTCAGCGACAGCGGGTCGACCCGCAGCCCGGCGTCGATGCTGAGCTCGCCCGCGGGGATCCAGGAGAACAGGTGCACGTCGTTGACGCGCGCCTCCGGACTCTGCCCGACCACCTCGAGCACCACGAGGAGCCCGACGACGAAGGCCGCCGCCGAGGCGAGCGTCGCCAGCAGGTGGCCCCACGCGTCGCTGCGGCGCCCGAGCATGAGCAGGAGGGTCGAGGAGGCCAGGGGGATGGCGACGACGAGCCATGCGAGATCGATCAACGCTCAGCCCTTCAGCAGGCTCGGCTCGTCGACGGAGACCGTCCGACGCGCGCGGTAGATGGACACGATGATCGCGAGCCCCACGACGACCTCGGCGGCCGCGACGACCATCACGTAGAAGGCCATCACCTGCCCCGTGAGCGTGCCGTGGATCCTGCTGAAGGCGACCAGGGCGAGGTTGCAGGAGTTGAGCATGAGCTCGACGCCCATGAAGGCGAGGATCGCGTTGCGGCGCACCAGGACGGTGATCGCACCGATCGAGAACAGGACCCCCGACAGCACGAGGTAGTGCACGAGGCTCATCGCTGCTCCTCGTCACCGTGCGGCTGGTCCGGCCCGTCGGGCGCGTCGGGCGCGTCGGGCCGCACGAACGACCCGGAGGCGATCTGCGCGACGTGGCCCTCCACCGTGCCCGGATCGCGCTCCTGCCCGCGGATGCGCAGCACGCGGGGCACCGAGACGTCGATCGGGCGGCCCTGCGGGTCCAGCGCGGGCAGGTCGGCGGCGTTGGAGAGCGCGTAGACGCCGGGGGCCGGGGCGGGCGTGAGCACCTGCGACCCCTCGCCGCGGGCGTAGGCGCGCTGGCGCAGCCTGACCGTGGCCTTCTGGTCGCGCACCGCGGCCAGCCGCTCCTTGTGCGTCAGCGTGATCGCGCCCAGCGCCGCGGTGATGAGCAGCACGCCCACCAGCTCGAGCGTGAAGACCGTGCGCCCGAAGATCTCGTAGGCCACCCCGACCGGGTTGGTCCGCTCGTTCGCGGCCTCGAGCCCGACGGCGTCGGGCAGCGTCGCCGTGATCACCACCCCCGCGAGCACCGCGGCGAGGCCGAGGCCGAGCAGGACGGCGATCCAGCGCTGACCGGAGATGGTCTCCGCGACCGAGTCCGCGGCGTCGACCCCCACGAGCATGAGGACGAAGACGAACAGGATCATGATGGCGCCGGTGTAGACCACCACCTGGGCGACGCCGAGGAACGGCGCCTCCAGCGCGGTGTACAGGACGGCCATGCCGATCATGACGAAGATGAGCCCGACGGCGGCGTGCACCGGCTTGCGCGCGAACAGCAGCGCCAGCGCGGCCACGACCATGAGCGGACCGACGGTCCAGAACAGGACGAGCTCGGCCCCTGACCCGACGGTGCCGACGGCGTCGGCGGTCGCGGCGGCGGTGGTGCCGGGAGCGGCGGCGATCACCGTGCCGCCTCGCGCGCAGCCTCGAGCGTGGGGTCCTGCGGGCGCTCGCGCTCGACCCAGGCGACCTGCTCCGCGCTCGGCCCCTCGACGTCGCCGCGGTAGTAGTCGTCGTCGACCGTGCCCTCGACCATGGGGTGCGGGGCCGCGAGCATGCCCTCCTTGAGCGGCGCGA is a window of Litorihabitans aurantiacus DNA encoding:
- a CDS encoding NADH-quinone oxidoreductase subunit J; the protein is MIAAAPGTTAAATADAVGTVGSGAELVLFWTVGPLMVVAALALLFARKPVHAAVGLIFVMIGMAVLYTALEAPFLGVAQVVVYTGAIMILFVFVLMLVGVDAADSVAETISGQRWIAVLLGLGLAAVLAGVVITATLPDAVGLEAANERTNPVGVAYEIFGRTVFTLELVGVLLITAALGAITLTHKERLAAVRDQKATVRLRQRAYARGEGSQVLTPAPAPGVYALSNAADLPALDPQGRPIDVSVPRVLRIRGQERDPGTVEGHVAQIASGSFVRPDAPDAPDGPDQPHGDEEQR
- the nuoK gene encoding NADH-quinone oxidoreductase subunit NuoK translates to MSLVHYLVLSGVLFSIGAITVLVRRNAILAFMGVELMLNSCNLALVAFSRIHGTLTGQVMAFYVMVVAAAEVVVGLAIIVSIYRARRTVSVDEPSLLKG
- the nuoL gene encoding NADH-quinone oxidoreductase subunit L; protein product: MLGRRSDAWGHLLATLASAAAFVVGLLVVLEVVGQSPEARVNDVHLFSWIPAGELSIDAGLRVDPLSLTFVMLITFVGTLIHVYSIGYMSHDVARRRFFAYLNLFVAAMLVLVLADSYALLFVGWEGVGLASYLLIGFWNQRTEYAVAAKKAFVMNRVGDMGLLVAMGLLFANLGTVSFSGVDAAAGSLSTPMATAIGLALLLGACGKSAQFPLQAWLGDAMAGPTPVSALIHAATMVTAGVYLIVRADAVFSAAPTAQLVAACIGAFTLLLGAAIACAKDDIKKSLAGSTMSQIGYMVLAAGLGPIGYAYAIFHLVTHGFFKAGLFLGAGSVMHANGDATDMRTYGGLRKVMVVTWVTFAACWLAIIGVPPFAGFYSKDKIIETAFVGEGWQPWVFGGAALVGAAVTAFYMSRMFFMTFHGKARWVDDAASLGADDPRPHRHPHESPLVMTLPVVVLALGAVALGFLLSLGDGITGWLEPVTGHVDHPEPVLPIPVIIATTLVLVAVGVALAWRQYGMNAVPTTAPAGSVLTRAARRDLFADDVNEALVMRPGQHLTRTLTYADTAVVDGAVTGAAAGTVASGRVLRRLQNGYVRSYAATILAGVVVAGAVLHLVRL